A single Desulfatibacillum aliphaticivorans DSM 15576 DNA region contains:
- a CDS encoding DUF4350 domain-containing protein has product MPRISKAAIIIVPALLLLAAAAVMHIFALNFEKGNLYPPYSSLRSDPLGTRGLHDSLVNLKSVDVERNYYSFDRMQEDPPSVFLVSGAPSKGMLMGRKRIAEKLGALAMKGDRVVVTFSIIGKWEPIEDEEDLEDSKESKEQGEKEAETENAPSESVLQKPQQDDKALSGSKDLELEPLEPEFTDEEHVPPANEEKAVIKSSEEDEPSKLEQAVGDEDSGEEAAVKETSEEEDSKDDGEEKEISPRVEKIRDYLNLHDIASGKENWGLSMNQNPDFVFGDSQAILSLEYADSGLAPNVSWYSSWFFEDISPKWRVIYTYQDKPVMVERDFGRGSLVFCTDSYFLSNESLAEKPSTELLVWLFKPYDRVVFDEWHLGIAKQEGISTLARKYGLAGAGLALLIWALLYVWHNAAPLVPRKSEEPSKGANGEHISSRGYAEAMASLLRRNITNEEVLRHCFLLWENSAKNDKDLPKELQEKVQLAVLSPGKASVKEVVEAYNRAVDILARER; this is encoded by the coding sequence TTGCCAAGAATTTCTAAAGCGGCGATCATCATTGTTCCTGCCCTGCTTCTGCTGGCCGCGGCGGCCGTCATGCATATTTTCGCCCTGAATTTCGAAAAGGGAAACCTGTATCCTCCCTATTCCTCCCTGCGCAGCGATCCCCTTGGAACGCGGGGTCTGCACGACAGCCTCGTGAATCTGAAAAGCGTGGACGTGGAGCGGAACTACTATTCCTTTGACCGAATGCAGGAAGACCCGCCCTCGGTGTTTTTGGTCTCCGGCGCTCCTTCCAAGGGGATGTTGATGGGCCGCAAACGCATCGCCGAAAAACTGGGCGCCCTGGCCATGAAGGGGGATCGCGTGGTCGTTACTTTTTCCATTATCGGCAAGTGGGAGCCCATTGAGGACGAGGAGGATTTGGAAGACTCCAAGGAGAGCAAGGAGCAGGGCGAGAAGGAAGCTGAGACTGAAAACGCGCCTTCCGAGTCCGTTCTGCAAAAGCCGCAACAGGACGACAAGGCATTGTCCGGCAGCAAAGATCTTGAACTTGAGCCTTTGGAGCCTGAGTTCACTGATGAGGAGCACGTCCCCCCTGCAAATGAAGAAAAGGCGGTTATAAAAAGCTCCGAAGAAGACGAGCCATCCAAGTTGGAACAAGCCGTCGGCGATGAAGATTCCGGGGAAGAGGCTGCGGTGAAAGAAACCTCGGAAGAAGAGGACTCCAAGGATGACGGCGAGGAAAAGGAAATCAGCCCTCGGGTGGAGAAAATCCGGGATTATTTGAATTTGCATGACATTGCCTCAGGCAAGGAAAACTGGGGCCTGTCCATGAATCAAAACCCGGATTTCGTTTTTGGAGATAGCCAGGCGATCCTCAGCCTGGAATACGCCGATTCCGGCCTCGCCCCGAATGTCAGTTGGTACAGCTCGTGGTTTTTCGAGGATATCTCTCCTAAATGGAGGGTGATTTACACCTACCAGGACAAGCCGGTTATGGTGGAGCGCGATTTCGGCCGGGGTTCTTTGGTTTTTTGCACCGATTCCTATTTTTTAAGCAACGAATCCCTGGCCGAAAAGCCATCCACAGAGCTTTTGGTGTGGCTGTTCAAACCCTATGACCGGGTGGTGTTTGACGAATGGCACCTGGGAATCGCCAAGCAGGAGGGAATCTCCACCCTGGCCAGAAAATACGGATTGGCCGGAGCCGGGCTGGCGCTGCTGATCTGGGCGCTTTTATATGTGTGGCACAACGCGGCGCCGCTTGTTCCCCGTAAAAGCGAGGAGCCTTCCAAGGGCGCCAACGGAGAGCATATCAGCTCCCGGGGCTACGCCGAGGCCATGGCCAGCCTGTTAAGGCGCAACATAACCAACGAAGAGGTTTTAAGGCATTGCTTTTTGCTTTGGGAGAACTCGGCGAAAAACGACAAGGACCTTCCCAAGGAGCTTCAGGAAAAGGTCCAGCTTGCCGTGCTGAGCCCCGGCAAAGCCAGTGTAAAGGAAGTTGTGGAAGCATATAACCGGGCTGTGGATATTCTCGCCCGGGAACGATAA
- a CDS encoding TetR/AcrR family transcriptional regulator, producing the protein MATQELTKAERTRRFIIETAAPIFNKKGFAGTSLSDVTEAAGLTKGSIYGNFKNKDELAMQVFDYNVNLVEQAFTDQMAGARTSIEKLMGYPLAYRKLFNTLVGNGGCPLINTLVEADDTHEKLLKKALDIIAHWKETIAGIVEKGIVRGEIRRGVNPERIAELMITLFEGGGILSKAAGDRSYFLTSLDHVESIIQSLDVNYIA; encoded by the coding sequence ATGGCAACCCAGGAACTTACCAAAGCAGAAAGAACCCGCAGATTCATCATAGAAACCGCTGCGCCCATCTTCAATAAAAAGGGCTTCGCCGGCACGTCCCTCTCGGACGTCACCGAGGCCGCCGGGCTCACCAAGGGCAGCATCTACGGGAATTTCAAGAACAAAGATGAACTGGCCATGCAGGTTTTCGATTACAACGTCAACCTGGTGGAACAGGCTTTCACCGATCAAATGGCGGGGGCCAGAACCAGCATTGAAAAGCTCATGGGCTATCCCCTGGCCTATCGCAAGTTGTTCAATACTCTCGTGGGTAACGGCGGCTGCCCCTTGATCAATACCCTGGTGGAAGCGGACGACACCCACGAAAAGCTCTTGAAAAAGGCCCTGGACATCATCGCGCACTGGAAAGAAACCATTGCCGGCATTGTGGAGAAGGGCATTGTGCGGGGGGAAATTCGCCGCGGCGTAAATCCCGAGCGCATCGCCGAGCTTATGATCACCCTGTTTGAAGGGGGCGGCATTCTTTCCAAAGCAGCGGGAGACCGGTCGTACTTCCTGACCTCCCTGGATCATGTGGAGAGCATCATTCAATCCCTGGACGTTAATTACATAGCCTGA
- a CDS encoding RDD family protein: MSDLQTQSLTIRTPEGIVFPLLLASPITRFLALFIDTAAVQVVVSTLGLLTPLLLPLGVDFTFAMFTIASFVINIAYAMVLEWAWRGQTIGKRVLGMRVMDENGFHLTPYQIIIRNLLRFADMLPLYYMLGGIFCLVSPKSQRLGDIAANTVVIRMPKFKEPDLDQIMEDKFNSLAEYPHIAARLRQRASQETAGVALTALMRRDELNPQARLELFHAIAEHLKEIVSFPQEAVEGLSDEQYVRNSVDILYRS, encoded by the coding sequence ATGAGCGACCTGCAAACCCAATCCCTGACCATCAGAACGCCCGAAGGCATTGTCTTTCCTTTGCTGCTGGCCTCGCCCATCACGCGATTTCTGGCGCTTTTTATAGACACCGCGGCCGTCCAGGTAGTCGTATCCACCCTGGGCCTGCTTACGCCCCTGCTGCTGCCCTTAGGGGTGGACTTCACCTTCGCCATGTTCACCATCGCGTCTTTTGTGATTAACATTGCCTACGCCATGGTCCTGGAATGGGCCTGGAGAGGACAGACCATCGGCAAACGCGTTCTGGGAATGCGGGTCATGGACGAAAACGGCTTCCACCTTACGCCCTACCAGATAATCATCCGAAACCTTTTGCGCTTTGCGGACATGTTGCCCCTGTATTACATGCTGGGCGGCATTTTTTGCCTGGTTTCCCCCAAGTCCCAGCGTTTGGGGGATATCGCCGCCAACACCGTGGTCATACGCATGCCCAAGTTCAAGGAGCCGGACCTGGATCAAATTATGGAGGACAAGTTCAACTCCCTGGCGGAATACCCTCATATCGCGGCCCGGCTCAGGCAACGCGCCTCCCAGGAAACCGCCGGCGTCGCCCTAACCGCCCTCATGCGCCGGGACGAACTGAATCCCCAGGCCCGGCTGGAGCTTTTTCACGCTATCGCGGAGCATCTTAAGGAAATCGTCTCCTTTCCCCAAGAGGCCGTGGAAGGCCTCTCCGACGAACAATATGTAAGGAACTCCGTGGATATATTGTATCGGTCGTAA
- a CDS encoding NADH:flavin oxidoreductase, with protein MSIMFEATRIGSLELKNRFVRSATWEGMAEKDGAMTPRLSQWNEDLAKGGVGLIIASHAYVSPEGQATPLQTGIYKDALIPGLSEMVDRVHSHGGIIVQQLAHGGRYAQESITGRPAFMVSEWDGMDKMPGKVMTKEDIAGLAEKFGQAAARAKKAGFDGVQIHSGHGYLLSQFLSPAMNRRTDEYGGPIENRCRIHLEVYRAIRQAVGSDYPVLIKLNCADFIEDGLESKDSLVAAQALEREGLDALELTGGILSSRKLSPSRANINSQDKEAYFREEARMFKEDLGIPLILVGGMRSFDLAEQLVSQGCADYVSMSRPFIREPDLVNRWKSGDRSPAKCISDNLCFKPGRAGEGIRCVTAERE; from the coding sequence ATGAGTATAATGTTTGAAGCCACGCGTATTGGAAGTCTGGAGCTTAAAAACCGGTTTGTGCGGTCGGCCACCTGGGAGGGCATGGCGGAAAAGGACGGCGCCATGACGCCCAGGCTCAGCCAATGGAACGAGGATCTGGCAAAGGGAGGCGTAGGGCTCATCATCGCCAGCCACGCTTATGTCAGCCCCGAAGGCCAAGCCACGCCGCTGCAAACAGGCATATACAAGGATGCGCTGATTCCCGGCCTTAGTGAAATGGTTGACCGGGTGCATAGTCACGGCGGGATTATCGTGCAGCAACTGGCCCATGGCGGACGTTACGCCCAGGAGTCCATCACCGGCCGTCCCGCGTTTATGGTTTCGGAATGGGACGGCATGGACAAGATGCCCGGCAAGGTCATGACAAAAGAGGATATTGCCGGCTTGGCGGAAAAATTCGGCCAGGCGGCGGCCAGGGCTAAAAAGGCGGGATTTGACGGCGTGCAGATTCACTCCGGGCACGGCTATTTGCTCAGCCAGTTTCTTTCTCCGGCCATGAACCGGCGCACGGACGAATACGGAGGCCCCATTGAAAATCGATGCCGCATCCACCTGGAGGTTTACAGGGCCATACGTCAGGCTGTAGGATCCGACTATCCTGTGCTGATCAAATTGAACTGCGCCGATTTTATTGAAGACGGGCTGGAATCCAAGGATTCCCTGGTCGCTGCCCAGGCCCTGGAAAGGGAAGGCCTGGACGCCCTGGAGCTGACCGGCGGCATCCTTTCCAGCCGCAAGTTGTCGCCCTCCCGGGCCAACATCAACTCCCAGGACAAGGAAGCCTATTTCAGGGAAGAGGCCCGGATGTTCAAGGAAGATCTGGGCATCCCTCTGATTCTGGTGGGCGGCATGCGCTCTTTTGACCTGGCCGAGCAACTGGTCAGCCAGGGATGCGCCGACTATGTTTCCATGTCCCGGCCTTTTATCCGGGAGCCGGATCTTGTAAATCGCTGGAAGTCGGGAGACAGATCGCCCGCCAAGTGCATTTCGGATAATTTATGCTTCAAACCCGGCCGCGCCGGAGAAGGCATCCGCTGCGTAACCGCCGAAAGGGAATAG
- a CDS encoding AAA family ATPase — MNADTHALQETLAKAREEVAKVIIGQEHVVKMCLIAIFTRQHALIEGVPGLGKTLLVRTLAKVLGCDFSRIQFTPDLMPADITGTHMFNMSKNVFSLVRGPVFTTFCLADEINRAPAKTQSALLQAMQEREVSIDRKTYPLDKNFTVFATQNPIEFEGTYPLPEAQKDRFMLKIIMEPPLKEEELMLAKRMVEDHAPEKTLSEDSVNMVASPENLTELAKCLNDIVIKEELINYAVDIVRKTRSHKAVLVGSSPRGTQGLLLASRANAAMEDRDFVTPDDIKATAVPVLAHRLVLRPEFELEGLTVDEVIERILQDVTVPR; from the coding sequence ATGAACGCAGACACTCACGCATTACAGGAGACGCTGGCCAAGGCCCGGGAGGAAGTCGCCAAGGTGATTATCGGCCAGGAGCACGTGGTTAAAATGTGCCTGATCGCCATTTTCACCCGCCAGCATGCGCTTATCGAAGGAGTCCCAGGCCTGGGAAAAACCCTGCTGGTAAGAACCCTGGCAAAAGTCCTGGGATGCGATTTTTCCCGAATCCAGTTCACCCCGGACCTCATGCCCGCGGACATCACAGGCACCCATATGTTCAACATGAGCAAGAACGTCTTCTCATTGGTGAGAGGCCCTGTGTTCACCACCTTTTGTCTGGCCGACGAAATCAACCGGGCGCCGGCCAAAACCCAGTCCGCCCTGCTTCAGGCCATGCAGGAGCGGGAAGTAAGCATCGACAGAAAGACCTATCCCCTGGACAAGAATTTCACGGTGTTCGCCACCCAGAACCCCATTGAATTCGAGGGCACCTACCCTCTTCCCGAGGCTCAAAAGGACCGGTTCATGCTCAAGATCATCATGGAGCCGCCCTTGAAGGAAGAGGAGTTGATGCTGGCCAAAAGAATGGTGGAAGACCACGCGCCGGAAAAAACCCTGTCCGAAGACTCGGTGAACATGGTCGCTTCTCCGGAAAACCTTACGGAACTGGCCAAATGCCTGAACGACATTGTGATCAAGGAGGAATTGATCAACTACGCCGTGGATATTGTCAGAAAAACCCGATCCCATAAGGCCGTGCTGGTGGGCTCCAGCCCCCGGGGGACCCAGGGGCTTCTGCTGGCTTCCAGGGCCAACGCCGCCATGGAGGATCGGGACTTTGTAACGCCCGACGACATCAAGGCCACCGCGGTTCCGGTCCTGGCCCATCGCCTGGTGCTGAGGCCGGAATTTGAACTGGAAGGCCTGACCGTGGACGAGGTGATAGAGCGCATTCTCCAGGATGTAACAGTGCCCAGGTAG
- a CDS encoding STAS domain-containing protein, which yields MALTIKLTQKSTKHMIIHLGGSLDTVTASQLDKKVDEVLTGSPAHLTFDMENLEYMSSAGVRVILKASKGLEKNKGKTTFVNLQPQIKKVFEIIRAMPDMSIFSSIAELDDYLDSMQKRVLGQED from the coding sequence ATGGCCCTCACTATCAAACTGACCCAAAAATCCACCAAGCATATGATCATTCACCTCGGCGGCTCTTTGGACACGGTCACCGCTTCCCAACTGGACAAAAAAGTGGATGAGGTCCTGACCGGATCTCCCGCCCACCTCACCTTTGACATGGAAAACCTGGAGTACATGAGCAGCGCCGGCGTGAGGGTTATATTAAAAGCGTCCAAAGGGCTGGAAAAAAACAAGGGCAAGACCACCTTCGTCAATCTCCAGCCTCAAATCAAAAAGGTGTTTGAAATCATTCGCGCCATGCCGGACATGAGCATTTTCTCCAGCATCGCCGAACTGGACGATTATTTGGATTCCATGCAAAAACGCGTCCTTGGACAAGAGGATTAG
- a CDS encoding glycine zipper family protein, producing the protein MSFRLKAFVILCAAAWLAQGCSSAKPVLYPNAHYNQVGKAQARADINECMRLAREHGVSSTSKSKEVARETATGTAVGAAVGGAVGSMSGEFGRGAAIGALGGGAGSMTRSVLKSNNPDPAFKNFVDRCLREKGYEPVGWQ; encoded by the coding sequence ATGAGTTTCAGGTTGAAAGCATTTGTAATCCTGTGCGCCGCCGCTTGGCTTGCCCAAGGTTGCAGCTCCGCCAAACCTGTGTTATATCCCAACGCCCACTACAACCAGGTGGGAAAGGCTCAGGCGCGGGCGGACATTAACGAATGCATGCGTCTGGCCAGGGAGCACGGCGTGTCCAGCACGTCCAAAAGCAAAGAGGTGGCTCGGGAAACCGCCACCGGAACCGCCGTAGGCGCGGCTGTAGGCGGCGCCGTGGGCTCCATGAGCGGAGAATTCGGCCGGGGCGCCGCCATTGGCGCTTTGGGAGGCGGAGCGGGAAGCATGACAAGAAGCGTTTTGAAGTCCAACAATCCCGATCCGGCCTTTAAAAACTTTGTGGATCGCTGCTTGCGGGAAAAAGGGTACGAACCGGTGGGCTGGCAATAG
- a CDS encoding rhomboid family protein, producing MQSISQERCLLHEDREAAARCPECQRYFCRECITEHEGRVICSRCLEIILNQSRSEKEGGGLIKRVYQRTKSGALTALQVLIALLIIWGSFHYFGKVMAEIPSDFHDGTIWKDLKEDLE from the coding sequence ATGCAGTCTATTTCCCAGGAAAGATGCCTGTTGCACGAAGACCGGGAAGCGGCGGCCCGGTGCCCGGAGTGCCAGAGGTATTTCTGCAGAGAATGCATTACCGAGCACGAAGGGCGAGTTATATGCTCCCGGTGCCTGGAGATTATTCTTAATCAAAGCCGGTCCGAAAAAGAAGGCGGCGGGTTAATCAAGCGCGTTTATCAACGGACGAAATCCGGCGCCCTGACGGCCTTGCAGGTTTTGATCGCCTTGTTGATTATTTGGGGGAGCTTCCATTATTTTGGAAAGGTCATGGCGGAAATACCTTCGGATTTTCATGACGGAACCATTTGGAAGGATCTAAAGGAAGACCTGGAATGA
- a CDS encoding stage II sporulation protein M, translated as MIIDLQKFIKEQRPAWTRLEHFLDMLERNPERRFSMDEVRDFHTLYQRASADLARIATFSSERSVRTYLEALVARAYAEIYETRQKGRRFNPIKWFFQTFPRTFRKHVAAFWVALIVTAVGSAFGGFALLLDPAAKEVIMPFSHLAGSPNERVAKEEAAEEDHMQGFKAMFSSQLMVNNISVSFRVLALGLTWGIGTIILLFYNGIILGAVAADYVAAGETQFLLGWLLPHGSVEIPSILLAGQAGLVIAQALIGRNDPHGLKQRLKNIGPDIIHLAGGLAIILVWAGIIESYMSQYHEPVLPYWLKISFGSVQLVLLFFFLFKSGKSAKKTNKESRPSLARVQST; from the coding sequence GTGATTATTGACCTGCAAAAATTCATCAAGGAGCAACGGCCGGCATGGACCCGTCTTGAGCATTTCCTGGACATGCTGGAAAGAAATCCGGAGCGGCGCTTTTCCATGGATGAAGTGCGGGATTTCCATACCTTGTATCAAAGGGCCTCGGCGGACCTGGCCCGCATCGCCACCTTTTCGTCCGAACGAAGCGTCAGAACCTATCTGGAAGCCCTGGTGGCCCGCGCATACGCCGAGATTTACGAAACCCGGCAAAAAGGCCGCAGGTTCAACCCCATTAAATGGTTTTTCCAAACCTTTCCCAGAACGTTCAGAAAGCACGTCGCCGCGTTTTGGGTGGCGTTGATCGTCACGGCGGTGGGGTCTGCATTCGGAGGGTTTGCCTTATTATTGGATCCGGCCGCCAAAGAGGTCATCATGCCGTTTTCCCATTTGGCAGGCAGCCCCAACGAACGGGTGGCAAAGGAGGAGGCGGCCGAAGAAGACCATATGCAGGGCTTTAAGGCCATGTTTTCCAGCCAGTTGATGGTGAACAATATATCCGTCTCATTCCGGGTGCTGGCCCTGGGCCTGACCTGGGGCATTGGCACCATCATTCTGCTGTTTTACAACGGCATCATCCTGGGAGCCGTGGCAGCGGACTATGTTGCGGCGGGAGAGACCCAGTTTTTATTGGGTTGGCTTCTGCCCCACGGATCCGTGGAAATTCCGTCCATCCTCCTGGCCGGGCAAGCCGGACTGGTGATCGCCCAGGCCTTGATAGGCCGGAACGATCCCCATGGGTTAAAACAGCGGCTGAAGAACATCGGTCCGGACATCATCCATCTTGCCGGCGGGCTGGCCATCATCCTGGTTTGGGCGGGAATCATCGAGTCCTATATGTCCCAATATCACGAGCCGGTGCTGCCCTATTGGCTGAAAATCTCCTTTGGAAGCGTGCAACTGGTTTTGCTTTTCTTCTTTTTGTTCAAGTCGGGCAAAAGCGCCAAAAAGACCAATAAAGAATCCCGGCCCTCCCTGGCAAGGGTGCAATCCACATGA
- a CDS encoding DUF58 domain-containing protein yields the protein MIAPSKKLIIWFGLTIVPCAILAGLLPHASLPAFGIMGLFAAVICVDALSARKVLSDVDVSLPELVRASAGREIKVPLTISDERERGLHLRLGIDFPQHVTPKHPLLDVDLHKGVKSSLVNWAASSNRTGRHKLDAVYLETLSPMGFWMTRAKRSASSLVCVFPNLLKEKDGLASLFLRTSLGQHTQRQIGKGRDFDQLRDYVPGDPYGDIHWKATAKRGRPITKVFQIERTQEVYVVVDTSRLSARALSHFLPPDRIEAAKLDENEPDPSESTIMERFVAASLVMGLATQRMGDMFGLITYSDKVDSFVRARSGKVQFDACRDALYTLEPRIVTPDFAELFTFIGSNLRRRALLLFLTNLDDSILSDDFVKQMNVVSQRHLMVVNTPKMPGVHPLFSSSKAETVDDVFKGMAGHMLWERTRQLQKELSAKGVSYYELDNEKMCAQLVTQYLKIKQRQLI from the coding sequence ATGATTGCTCCTTCTAAAAAACTGATCATTTGGTTCGGCCTGACCATCGTACCCTGTGCGATCCTCGCCGGGCTGCTGCCCCATGCCTCCCTGCCGGCGTTTGGGATCATGGGCCTGTTCGCCGCCGTCATCTGCGTGGACGCCCTATCCGCCCGCAAGGTGCTGTCTGACGTGGACGTCAGCCTGCCTGAACTGGTGCGGGCTTCCGCCGGGAGGGAAATCAAGGTTCCCTTGACCATCTCCGACGAAAGGGAGCGGGGGCTGCACTTGCGTTTGGGCATCGACTTTCCCCAGCATGTGACTCCCAAGCATCCGTTATTGGATGTGGACCTTCACAAAGGCGTTAAGTCCTCGCTGGTTAACTGGGCGGCGTCGTCCAACCGGACCGGCAGGCACAAACTGGACGCTGTGTATCTGGAGACGCTTTCTCCCATGGGGTTTTGGATGACCAGGGCGAAACGCTCCGCCTCGTCCCTGGTTTGCGTGTTTCCCAACCTTTTAAAGGAAAAAGACGGGCTGGCCAGCCTGTTTTTGCGCACCAGCCTGGGCCAGCACACCCAAAGGCAGATAGGCAAAGGCCGCGATTTTGACCAGTTGCGGGATTACGTCCCAGGCGATCCTTACGGGGACATCCATTGGAAGGCGACCGCCAAAAGAGGCCGCCCCATCACCAAGGTCTTCCAGATCGAACGCACCCAGGAGGTGTACGTGGTGGTGGATACTTCGCGGCTGTCGGCCCGGGCTTTAAGCCACTTTTTGCCCCCCGATCGCATCGAAGCTGCAAAACTTGACGAAAACGAGCCTGATCCGTCCGAATCGACCATCATGGAGCGATTTGTGGCCGCCTCCCTGGTCATGGGGCTGGCCACCCAGCGTATGGGCGATATGTTCGGCCTGATCACCTATTCGGACAAGGTGGACTCCTTTGTAAGAGCCAGAAGCGGCAAGGTCCAGTTCGACGCCTGCCGGGACGCCCTGTACACCCTGGAGCCCCGGATCGTCACCCCGGATTTCGCGGAGTTATTCACCTTTATCGGCTCCAATTTGCGGCGACGGGCTTTGCTTTTATTCCTGACCAACCTGGACGACTCGATTTTGTCCGACGATTTTGTAAAGCAGATGAACGTGGTGAGCCAGCGCCACCTGATGGTGGTGAACACCCCAAAAATGCCGGGCGTCCACCCTTTGTTTTCGTCCTCCAAAGCTGAAACCGTGGACGACGTGTTCAAAGGCATGGCCGGGCACATGCTTTGGGAGCGCACCCGGCAGTTGCAAAAGGAGCTGAGCGCCAAAGGGGTGAGCTATTACGAACTGGATAACGAAAAAATGTGCGCCCAACTGGTTACCCAATATCTTAAAATCAAACAGCGCCAGTTAATATGA
- a CDS encoding RDD family protein: protein MDWYYYQDKTQTGPIGDEEFRELVNTGVIRSDTLVWRAGMENWQEYGVLTAPQTEAFREEDEILPEGQVRCTECRRVFSEDEVIRHGDSHICEDCKPVFLQKLKDGAWQSSTFQYGGFWIRFVAKFIDGIILNVVNLLMYIPAGVFSASREPDTEFLLMALVNLFAIVIRVTYSTYFVGKFGATPGKMACGLKVIVEDGSKVSYLRAFGRTFADMLSQIILYIGYIMAGFDSEKRALHDRICSTRVIKSR, encoded by the coding sequence ATGGACTGGTACTACTATCAGGATAAAACGCAGACCGGCCCCATTGGCGACGAAGAGTTTCGTGAGTTGGTGAATACCGGCGTCATTCGTTCGGATACTTTAGTCTGGCGTGCAGGCATGGAAAACTGGCAGGAGTACGGCGTCCTCACCGCCCCGCAAACCGAGGCGTTCAGGGAAGAGGACGAGATCCTGCCCGAGGGGCAGGTCCGGTGCACGGAATGCCGGCGCGTGTTTTCCGAGGACGAGGTGATCAGGCACGGCGATTCCCACATTTGCGAGGATTGCAAGCCGGTGTTTTTGCAAAAGCTCAAAGACGGCGCCTGGCAAAGCTCTACCTTTCAATACGGCGGGTTTTGGATTCGGTTTGTGGCCAAATTCATTGACGGCATTATTCTCAATGTGGTCAATCTTCTTATGTACATCCCGGCCGGCGTTTTTTCCGCGTCCAGAGAGCCGGACACGGAATTCTTGCTTATGGCGCTTGTCAACTTGTTTGCAATCGTCATCAGAGTGACGTACTCGACCTATTTTGTGGGTAAGTTCGGGGCTACCCCCGGCAAAATGGCGTGCGGCCTAAAAGTGATCGTGGAGGATGGCAGCAAGGTTTCGTACCTGCGGGCCTTTGGGCGAACCTTTGCGGATATGCTCAGCCAAATAATTCTTTATATCGGTTACATCATGGCTGGCTTTGACTCGGAAAAAAGAGCCCTTCACGACCGCATTTGCAGCACCCGCGTTATCAAAAGCAGGTAG
- a CDS encoding ABC transporter ATP-binding protein, which translates to MPEASPHTPLLKVEELKTWFPIHKGILNRTAGYVKAVDGVSFHVDKGETLGLVGESGCGKTTLGRTLIGLEKYKEGAIHFNGEPLQISKGDKSWRKRMQMIFQDPFASLNPRMTVMDILTEGLVEHKLLNGSSREEAARALMQEVRMDPDAIYRYPHEFSGGQRQRISVARAISMKPEFIVCDEAVSALDVSVQAQVIHLLMDLREKFGLSYLFISHDLAVVRHISHRTAVMYLGMIVEIGPTKDVVSNPLHPYTQALVSAAPRPGKKKKQRIVLQGDPPSPANPPKGCRFHTRCPHVMDICRTEEPPVVVQGPNTIKCHLY; encoded by the coding sequence ATGCCTGAAGCAAGCCCTCATACTCCCCTTTTAAAGGTGGAGGAGCTTAAAACCTGGTTCCCTATCCATAAGGGGATACTCAACCGCACGGCCGGATACGTAAAGGCCGTGGACGGGGTGTCCTTTCATGTGGATAAAGGTGAAACCCTGGGCCTTGTGGGGGAATCCGGGTGCGGCAAAACCACTTTGGGCAGAACGCTCATCGGCTTGGAAAAATACAAGGAAGGCGCCATTCATTTTAACGGAGAGCCCCTGCAGATCTCCAAAGGGGACAAATCCTGGCGCAAACGCATGCAAATGATCTTCCAGGACCCTTTCGCCTCCTTGAATCCGCGCATGACGGTCATGGACATCCTCACCGAAGGGCTTGTGGAGCACAAACTCCTTAACGGCTCATCCCGGGAGGAAGCCGCCCGCGCCCTCATGCAGGAGGTGCGCATGGACCCTGACGCCATTTACCGGTATCCTCACGAGTTCTCGGGCGGACAACGCCAGCGCATCAGCGTGGCCCGGGCCATCTCCATGAAGCCTGAGTTCATTGTATGCGACGAGGCGGTGAGCGCCCTGGACGTTTCGGTGCAGGCCCAGGTCATCCATTTGCTTATGGACCTGCGGGAAAAATTCGGCCTGTCATACTTATTTATATCGCACGATCTTGCAGTGGTCAGGCATATTTCCCACAGAACGGCCGTGATGTACCTTGGCATGATCGTGGAGATCGGACCCACCAAGGACGTTGTATCCAACCCCCTCCATCCGTACACCCAGGCCCTGGTTTCCGCAGCGCCCAGGCCGGGTAAAAAAAAGAAACAACGCATTGTTTTACAAGGAGATCCCCCCTCCCCCGCCAATCCTCCCAAAGGCTGCCGCTTTCACACCCGCTGCCCCCATGTCATGGATATTTGCAGGACGGAAGAGCCGCCCGTGGTCGTCCAGGGGCCGAATACCATAAAATGCCACTTGTACTAA